In the genome of Deinococcus yavapaiensis KR-236, one region contains:
- a CDS encoding dihydroorotase yields MLKIVNVKRVGSDAEEVLFVDGDKILGWNLAVDADVTLDGGGGTIVPALIELHAHLREPGQEEKEDLASGLAAAAAGGYGTVVSMPNTSPVVDDPAIVRQLAEKAARLGFARLRPAAALTKGQQGKELAELALLKDAGAAMFTDDGRTNEDARVLRLGLEYASSLDMVVSVHAEDATLRADGVMHEGEVSEALGLPGNPAEAESARVARDIEIARLTKARLHVQHLSTARALDLVRRAKADGVPITCEVCPHHLTLTHEHLRGFDAQYKVAPPLRTSEDAAALLRGLSDGTVDAVGTDHAPHTSSEKERDLLTAPFGIPSIEVAFPLMYTRFADTLGLQKLVDLFTSGAARVMGWDAPTLEPGAPADLTILDLDTERAVEPSTFRSKAKFSPWAGEVLRGWPTLTLVAGRVAFQRGA; encoded by the coding sequence ATGCTCAAGATCGTCAACGTGAAACGCGTCGGAAGCGACGCCGAAGAAGTCCTCTTCGTCGACGGCGACAAGATTCTCGGCTGGAACCTCGCCGTCGACGCCGACGTCACCCTCGACGGTGGGGGCGGCACGATCGTGCCCGCCCTCATCGAGTTGCACGCCCACCTGCGCGAGCCCGGGCAAGAAGAAAAAGAAGACCTCGCCTCGGGCCTCGCGGCGGCAGCGGCGGGCGGTTACGGCACGGTCGTGTCCATGCCGAACACCAGCCCCGTCGTGGACGACCCCGCGATCGTGCGCCAACTCGCCGAGAAGGCCGCGCGCCTCGGGTTCGCGCGCCTGAGGCCCGCCGCCGCCCTCACGAAAGGCCAGCAAGGCAAGGAACTCGCCGAACTCGCCTTGCTCAAAGACGCGGGCGCCGCGATGTTCACCGACGACGGACGCACGAACGAGGACGCCCGCGTCTTGCGGCTCGGCTTGGAGTACGCGTCCTCCCTCGACATGGTCGTGTCCGTGCACGCCGAGGACGCCACGCTGCGAGCCGACGGCGTGATGCATGAAGGCGAAGTGTCCGAAGCGCTCGGCTTGCCCGGCAATCCCGCCGAGGCGGAGTCGGCCCGCGTCGCCCGCGACATCGAGATCGCGCGCCTCACCAAAGCGCGGCTGCACGTCCAGCACCTCTCGACCGCACGCGCGCTCGACCTCGTGCGGCGCGCGAAGGCCGACGGCGTGCCGATCACCTGCGAAGTCTGCCCGCACCACCTCACCCTCACCCACGAGCACCTGCGCGGCTTCGACGCGCAGTACAAGGTTGCGCCGCCCCTGAGAACGAGCGAGGACGCCGCCGCGTTGCTGCGAGGACTTTCGGACGGCACCGTGGACGCGGTCGGCACCGACCACGCGCCACACACGAGCTCCGAGAAGGAACGCGACCTTCTCACCGCGCCCTTCGGCATTCCGTCCATCGAAGTCGCGTTTCCGCTGATGTACACCCGCTTCGCGGACACGCTGGGGCTCCAAAAGCTCGTCGACCTCTTCACGAGCGGCGCCGCCCGCGTCATGGGCTGGGACGCGCCGACCTTGGAACCCGGCGCGCCCGCCGACCTCACGATCCTCGACCTCGACACCGAGCGGGCCGTGGAACCGAGCACGTTTCGAAGCAAGGCGAAGTTCAGCCCGTGGGCAGGAGAAGTGCTGCGTGGCTGGCCGACTTTGACGCTCGTCGCAGGTCGCGTCGCCTTTCAACGCGGCGCGTGA
- a CDS encoding RrF2 family transcriptional regulator — translation MWISTKAQYGLRALIEIGKRPDEAVPLKDVADKQGISQPYLEQLAAQLRRSGFIRSVRGAHGGYRLARAPEAIVAYDVVVAMEGSLSPVSCLEEDGTCVRAGSCATEGLWRRVDEAVRGVLSGTTLADLIHENLVIEQSRLVQLEAAFPAD, via the coding sequence ATGTGGATTTCGACGAAAGCACAATACGGCCTGCGCGCGCTCATCGAGATCGGTAAACGACCCGACGAGGCCGTGCCGCTCAAGGACGTCGCCGACAAGCAGGGCATCAGCCAACCTTATCTCGAGCAACTCGCGGCGCAGCTTCGCCGTTCGGGCTTCATCCGCTCGGTGCGCGGCGCCCACGGCGGCTACCGCCTCGCGCGCGCGCCCGAAGCGATCGTCGCGTACGACGTCGTCGTGGCAATGGAAGGAAGTCTCTCGCCCGTTTCGTGCCTGGAGGAGGACGGAACGTGCGTGCGTGCGGGCTCGTGCGCGACCGAGGGCTTGTGGCGACGCGTGGACGAGGCGGTGCGGGGCGTGCTGTCGGGCACCACGCTCGCCGACCTCATCCACGAGAACCTCGTGATCGAGCAGTCGCGTCTCGTGCAGCTCGAAGCGGCTTTTCCGGCCGACTGA
- a CDS encoding lipopolysaccharide assembly protein LapA domain-containing protein: MRVVLFLQVVVLLALAAYVVLLQLENPVRVMLPLPGGNTSMPLGLVLGGGLLIGAAYTAFLFLPAMLRAASLRRQEQARRREAETKLGAALQAKLAATPPTLSVAESADSQEGA, translated from the coding sequence GTGCGCGTCGTCCTCTTTTTGCAAGTCGTGGTGCTGCTCGCGCTCGCCGCCTACGTCGTGCTGCTGCAACTCGAAAACCCCGTGCGGGTCATGCTGCCCTTGCCGGGCGGCAACACCAGCATGCCGCTCGGTCTCGTGCTCGGCGGCGGTCTGCTGATCGGCGCGGCCTACACGGCCTTCCTCTTTTTGCCCGCCATGCTGCGCGCCGCCTCGTTGCGTCGCCAAGAGCAAGCTCGGCGCCGGGAAGCCGAGACGAAACTGGGGGCGGCCTTGCAAGCCAAGCTCGCCGCCACGCCGCCTACGCTGTCCGTCGCCGAGTCGGCAGACAGCCAGGAGGGCGCGTGA
- a CDS encoding helix-turn-helix domain-containing protein: MTLHEQFESLPKLLKVSEVCEYTGCHERTVRRWIRDGRLTAVESGAGLRVPRRALWRFLGLDSAMSA; the protein is encoded by the coding sequence TTGACGTTGCACGAGCAGTTCGAGAGCTTGCCGAAGTTGCTGAAGGTCAGCGAAGTCTGCGAATACACGGGCTGTCACGAGCGGACGGTGCGCCGATGGATTCGCGACGGTCGTCTCACCGCCGTGGAGAGCGGCGCGGGCCTCAGGGTACCGCGGCGCGCGCTGTGGCGTTTTCTCGGCCTCGACTCTGCCATGAGCGCCTGA
- the gatC gene encoding Asp-tRNA(Asn)/Glu-tRNA(Gln) amidotransferase subunit GatC, with protein sequence MIDAAQMQHLMKLARLDLTPEEAQRMQGDLNKILGYFEKLGELDTDGVEEMQRPVALENVLREDVPTSMFTSSEALSLAVETQDGFFKVPRTVEQ encoded by the coding sequence ATGATCGACGCGGCCCAGATGCAGCACCTGATGAAGCTCGCGAGGCTCGACCTCACGCCCGAAGAAGCTCAGCGGATGCAAGGCGACCTCAACAAGATCCTCGGTTACTTCGAGAAGCTCGGAGAGCTCGACACCGACGGAGTCGAGGAGATGCAGCGGCCTGTCGCGTTGGAGAACGTGCTGCGCGAAGACGTGCCGACGTCGATGTTCACGTCGAGCGAAGCGTTGTCGCTCGCCGTCGAGACGCAAGACGGCTTCTTCAAGGTGCCGCGAACGGTGGAGCAGTAA
- a CDS encoding pilus assembly protein has protein sequence MLLYNVHTWYGHLLQLVPMLVVAFFLLRRGQPVQRIAPVLLDINVAIGLLLWLLDRPSVSIWHPILMFAAIGIAHGVSRSRNRGVVIGAWIGVLALVVISIQIAGGNIRI, from the coding sequence ATGCTGCTTTACAACGTTCACACGTGGTACGGCCACTTGCTGCAACTCGTTCCGATGCTCGTGGTGGCCTTTTTTCTGCTGCGGCGCGGTCAGCCGGTGCAGCGAATCGCGCCCGTGCTGCTCGACATCAACGTCGCGATCGGTCTGTTGCTGTGGCTGCTCGACCGTCCGAGCGTGAGCATCTGGCATCCTATCTTGATGTTCGCCGCGATCGGGATCGCGCACGGCGTGTCACGCAGCCGAAATCGTGGCGTCGTGATCGGCGCGTGGATTGGCGTGCTGGCGCTCGTGGTGATCAGCATCCAGATCGCCGGCGGAAACATCCGAATTTGA
- a CDS encoding Hsp20/alpha crystallin family protein, producing the protein MMRFDPFREIEELQQRVDRMFGTNATSGRFAPLVDVHEDEGGLEISLDLPGIAPEGIKLEAENNTVTVSAERKYDNTQNRTAHRTERAYGTFVRTFNIPSRYDLAKIEATHQHGTLTLRIPRAEQAMRRAIPIKSTVSNQGRPQALEVSANEQHQ; encoded by the coding sequence ATGATGCGATTCGATCCTTTCCGCGAAATTGAGGAACTTCAGCAACGCGTCGACCGCATGTTCGGCACGAACGCCACCTCGGGCCGCTTCGCGCCGCTCGTGGACGTCCACGAAGACGAAGGCGGGCTGGAAATCAGCCTCGACCTTCCCGGCATCGCTCCCGAGGGCATCAAGCTCGAGGCCGAGAACAACACCGTGACGGTCTCCGCCGAGCGCAAGTACGACAACACCCAAAACCGCACCGCCCACCGCACCGAACGCGCCTACGGCACCTTCGTCCGCACTTTCAACATTCCCAGCCGCTACGACCTTGCCAAGATCGAGGCGACGCATCAGCACGGCACGCTCACCTTGCGCATTCCACGCGCCGAGCAGGCCATGCGCCGCGCCATCCCGATCAAAAGCACGGTCAGCAATCAAGGGCGGCCGCAAGCGCTCGAAGTGAGCGCGAACGAGCAACACCAGTAA
- a CDS encoding quinone-dependent dihydroorotate dehydrogenase gives MYTRALRPLLFRLDAEDAHHVTLAGLRRAVRVPGALEALEALYGTPPSGVLASTVFGLSFASPIGLAAGLDKNAMSVEAWGRVGLGFLEVGTVTPRPQGGNPRPRLFRLPSDAALINRMGFNNDGADVVAERLTRLRERRVPLGVNIGKNKDTPNEEAELDYRACLRSLYAHGDFFVVNVSSPNTPGLRALQAGDELARLLRGVLNEADDLRVRHLLPAKPILVKIAPDLTDFELETTVSAAVSAGVGGFVVSNTTLSRDHLTHEKRGETGGLSGRPLRERSTALVRRVHRLTKGRVPIVGSGGVFTGRDAYDKIKAGASLVEVYTALVYEGPGLARRVNAELTALLSADGLTHVSQAVGVDA, from the coding sequence CTGTACACCCGCGCGCTTCGGCCCCTGCTGTTCCGCCTCGACGCCGAGGACGCGCATCACGTCACGCTCGCCGGCTTGCGGCGAGCGGTTCGCGTTCCGGGCGCCCTCGAAGCCCTCGAAGCGCTGTACGGCACGCCGCCGTCCGGCGTCCTCGCGTCGACGGTATTCGGCCTCTCGTTCGCTTCTCCGATCGGGCTGGCCGCAGGACTCGACAAGAACGCAATGAGCGTCGAGGCGTGGGGCCGCGTCGGGTTGGGCTTTCTCGAAGTCGGGACGGTCACGCCGAGACCCCAAGGCGGAAATCCGAGGCCGCGCTTGTTTCGCCTGCCGTCGGACGCGGCCCTCATCAACCGCATGGGGTTCAACAACGACGGCGCGGACGTCGTCGCCGAGCGCTTGACGCGGTTGCGCGAGCGACGCGTGCCGCTCGGCGTGAACATCGGCAAGAACAAGGACACGCCGAACGAGGAAGCCGAGCTCGACTACCGAGCTTGCCTGCGCTCGCTGTACGCTCACGGCGACTTCTTCGTCGTGAACGTCTCGTCGCCGAACACGCCGGGGTTGCGCGCCTTGCAAGCGGGCGATGAGCTTGCCCGCCTGTTGCGCGGCGTGCTGAACGAGGCCGACGACCTCAGGGTGCGCCACCTGCTGCCCGCCAAGCCGATTCTCGTGAAGATCGCGCCGGACCTCACCGATTTCGAATTGGAAACGACCGTGTCGGCGGCCGTGTCGGCGGGCGTGGGCGGTTTCGTCGTGTCGAACACGACGCTGTCGCGCGATCACTTGACGCACGAGAAGCGCGGCGAGACGGGCGGCCTCAGCGGCCGCCCGTTGCGTGAGCGCAGCACGGCGCTCGTTCGCCGCGTTCACCGACTCACGAAGGGGCGCGTGCCGATCGTCGGATCGGGAGGCGTGTTCACGGGACGCGACGCCTACGACAAGATCAAGGCGGGCGCGAGCCTCGTGGAAGTGTACACGGCGCTCGTGTACGAGGGGCCGGGCCTGGCGCGGCGCGTGAACGCCGAGTTGACGGCCCTGCTGAGCGCCGACGGCTTGACGCACGTGTCGCAAGCCGTCGGCGTTGACGCCTGA
- a CDS encoding aspartate carbamoyltransferase catalytic subunit, which yields MTRSLLDFADWTAEQVQAIFDTADVMHEVLARPVKKVPALQGMTICTAFFENSTRTRLSFELAARRMSADVVTFAAGASSLSKGESLRDTIETLNALGVDAFIVRHEASGAAHLVNKYSAKPTINAGDGRRAHPTQALLDAYTLREKFGSLEGKKITIVGDVRHSRVARSNAELLPMLGASVTLCGPATLLPKELARRGVTLTTDVNEAVKGADAVMALRLQRERMNAGYLGSLEEYAATYQVNEALMERARDGAFVLHPGPMNRDVEISGSLADSPRALIVRQVENGLAVRMSVLYHLLVGRGA from the coding sequence ATGACGCGCTCCCTGCTCGACTTCGCGGACTGGACGGCCGAACAAGTCCAAGCGATCTTCGACACCGCCGACGTCATGCACGAAGTCCTCGCGCGGCCCGTCAAGAAGGTGCCCGCCTTGCAGGGAATGACGATCTGCACGGCCTTCTTCGAAAACTCCACGCGCACGCGCCTCTCGTTCGAACTCGCCGCGCGCCGCATGAGCGCCGACGTCGTCACGTTCGCCGCCGGAGCGAGCAGTTTGTCCAAAGGCGAATCGCTGCGCGACACCATCGAAACCCTCAACGCCCTCGGCGTGGACGCGTTCATCGTGCGGCACGAGGCGTCGGGCGCCGCGCATCTCGTGAACAAGTACAGCGCCAAGCCCACCATCAACGCCGGAGACGGTCGCCGCGCCCATCCCACGCAAGCCCTGCTCGACGCGTACACGCTGCGCGAGAAGTTCGGCTCGCTCGAAGGCAAGAAGATCACGATCGTCGGTGACGTCCGCCACAGCCGCGTCGCGCGCTCCAACGCCGAACTCCTTCCGATGCTCGGCGCCAGCGTCACGCTGTGCGGACCCGCGACGCTGCTTCCCAAAGAACTCGCCCGCCGAGGTGTCACCCTCACGACGGACGTCAACGAAGCCGTCAAAGGCGCCGACGCCGTCATGGCCTTGCGGCTGCAACGCGAGCGCATGAACGCCGGGTACCTCGGCAGCCTCGAAGAGTACGCCGCGACATACCAAGTCAACGAGGCCCTCATGGAGCGCGCCCGAGACGGCGCGTTCGTTCTGCACCCCGGCCCGATGAACCGCGACGTCGAAATCTCGGGCTCGCTCGCCGACTCGCCCCGCGCCCTCATCGTGCGGCAAGTCGAGAACGGCCTCGCCGTTCGCATGAGCGTGCTGTACCACCTCCTCGTCGGAAGGGGCGCCTGA
- the pyrR gene encoding bifunctional pyr operon transcriptional regulator/uracil phosphoribosyltransferase PyrR, producing the protein MNFKATILESGDIARALTRIAHEILERNKGAADLALIGVHTRGIPLAARLGAKLRELEGVDVPLGKLDITLYRDDLSEIAHQPIVRKTEVPFDIARRKVVLIDDVLYTGRTVRAALDALTDLGRPSSIQLAVLIDRGHRELPIRADYVGKNLPTARSEVVKVKLAESDEADVVELWEDE; encoded by the coding sequence GTGAACTTCAAGGCCACCATCCTCGAAAGTGGCGACATCGCCCGCGCCCTCACCCGCATCGCCCACGAAATCCTCGAGCGCAACAAGGGCGCCGCCGACCTCGCCTTGATCGGCGTGCACACGCGCGGCATCCCGCTCGCCGCGCGACTCGGCGCGAAACTACGCGAACTCGAAGGCGTCGACGTGCCCCTCGGCAAGCTCGACATCACGCTCTACCGCGACGATCTCAGCGAAATCGCGCACCAACCTATCGTCCGCAAAACCGAAGTGCCCTTCGACATCGCGCGCCGCAAAGTCGTCCTCATCGACGACGTCTTGTACACCGGACGTACCGTGCGCGCCGCCCTCGACGCCCTCACCGACCTCGGGCGACCGTCGAGCATCCAACTCGCCGTCCTCATCGACCGCGGCCACCGCGAGCTGCCCATTCGAGCCGACTACGTCGGCAAGAACCTTCCCACTGCCCGCAGCGAGGTCGTGAAAGTCAAGCTTGCCGAAAGCGACGAAGCGGACGTCGTGGAACTCTGGGAGGACGAATGA
- a CDS encoding DUF554 domain-containing protein, whose amino-acid sequence MNLLAQTSGTLANVAAVLLGTALGLALGGRLSEKTQRTLLQTLGLVTLYIGLGMASDLGKVKAGVVPGVILALVTLALGAIIGEALGVEERLADLGENLKKRFRGGGRFTEGFVAASLLFCVGPMTIIGSLQNGLTLDPQTLLVKSTLDGIASLALAGVYGIGVGFSALVILLLQGGISLAAGGLAASLPDPASNPYILMVSGAGGLIIVGISVNLLLAGLALEDRRVRVGSMLPALLVAPLALWIVSLF is encoded by the coding sequence GTGAATCTTCTCGCGCAAACGTCGGGTACCCTCGCCAACGTCGCCGCCGTCCTGCTCGGCACCGCTCTCGGCCTCGCCCTCGGCGGACGGCTCAGCGAGAAAACGCAGCGCACCTTGCTGCAAACGCTGGGCCTCGTCACGCTGTACATCGGACTCGGCATGGCGTCCGACCTCGGCAAGGTCAAGGCGGGCGTGGTCCCAGGAGTCATCCTCGCGCTCGTCACGCTCGCGCTCGGAGCGATCATCGGCGAGGCGCTGGGCGTCGAGGAGCGCCTCGCCGACCTCGGCGAGAATCTCAAAAAGCGCTTTCGAGGCGGCGGGCGCTTCACGGAAGGCTTCGTGGCCGCCAGCCTGCTGTTCTGCGTCGGCCCCATGACCATCATCGGCAGCTTGCAAAACGGTTTGACGCTCGATCCGCAAACGCTGCTCGTGAAATCGACGCTCGACGGCATCGCCTCGCTCGCCCTCGCGGGTGTGTACGGCATCGGCGTGGGCTTCTCGGCGCTCGTCATCTTGCTGCTTCAAGGCGGCATTTCCCTCGCCGCCGGCGGCCTCGCGGCAAGCTTGCCCGACCCGGCGTCCAATCCCTACATCTTGATGGTCTCGGGAGCGGGCGGACTCATCATCGTCGGAATCAGCGTGAACCTGCTGCTCGCCGGTCTCGCCCTCGAGGATCGGCGCGTGCGCGTCGGAAGCATGCTGCCCGCGCTGCTCGTCGCGCCGCTCGCACTGTGGATCGTGAGTCTCTTCTGA
- the recJ gene encoding single-stranded-DNA-specific exonuclease RecJ, protein MAEFEVSPALAQVLLSRGFARAHLTPELSLSPNPALHEAARRLVAAMRAKKRVRIHGDYDADGVTATAVLVMGLRELGANVHGFIPHRLNEGYGVHPDKVEEHALACDLLLTVDCGVTNLAEVRALLDKGVEVIVTDHHSPGPDFPPCLVVHPKLTPNYDHDLHNLTGAGVAYHLLWAVHEALQLPPPLKYADIATIGIVADVAPLVGENRALVTAGLARFRTSEHPGIRALMGSQKLERVTARDVAFILAPRINAAGRLGEADLALELLTTPSKQRAAELAVYLDQRNKDRRVIQDRMFKEALDIVEPSDPAIVVTHESWHAGIMGIVASKLLETFYKPVFIIAQGKGSVRSTPGISAVDGLRAAADLLKRFGGHTGAAGFALYDENIPKLRERLHDFARRFPPPERVHHLDAALPTGAAVMSLLSEIDAFEPYGEGHRPPLWWLRTELQDSRLVGKNGDSLQFKVGRDKGILHGTAKLPRGTQDLAATLRRDTYNGRERLEFAGVAVRPANRVELEGASDGPRLPRLEPKDAMGRVRGGTLAYADGSVADYLQTNVPGVRFVQPGERVRQEIVLFGLPSEDDLRAWLREGHVTFAWGPKTLEALRGRYGYHREGLALDADADVLAELGVRSAIELRGAELWRSARWREDAADAYRRWLWAHLYEGLDDAGWSSAVLALTGVRAGEHDETLGVLAPGD, encoded by the coding sequence ATGGCGGAATTCGAGGTGAGCCCCGCCCTCGCGCAAGTCCTCTTGTCCAGAGGGTTTGCCCGCGCGCACCTCACGCCCGAACTGAGCCTCTCGCCGAATCCCGCGCTTCACGAGGCCGCGCGTCGGCTCGTGGCGGCCATGCGCGCGAAGAAGCGCGTCCGCATCCACGGCGATTACGATGCCGACGGCGTCACCGCCACGGCCGTGCTGGTGATGGGTCTGCGTGAACTCGGCGCGAACGTGCACGGCTTCATTCCTCACCGGCTCAACGAAGGGTACGGCGTTCACCCCGACAAGGTCGAAGAGCACGCGCTCGCCTGCGATTTGCTGCTCACCGTGGACTGCGGCGTCACCAACCTCGCCGAGGTGCGCGCCCTTCTCGACAAAGGCGTGGAGGTCATCGTCACCGACCACCACTCGCCCGGACCGGACTTTCCGCCGTGCCTCGTCGTGCACCCCAAGCTCACACCGAACTACGACCACGACCTGCACAACCTTACCGGCGCGGGCGTCGCGTACCACCTGTTGTGGGCCGTACACGAGGCGCTGCAGCTTCCGCCGCCGCTGAAGTACGCCGACATCGCCACGATCGGCATCGTGGCGGACGTCGCGCCCCTCGTCGGAGAGAACCGCGCGCTCGTCACGGCGGGCCTCGCGCGCTTCCGCACGTCGGAGCATCCCGGCATTCGCGCCCTGATGGGTTCGCAAAAGCTGGAGCGCGTCACGGCGCGCGACGTGGCGTTCATCCTCGCGCCCCGCATCAACGCCGCGGGCCGCCTCGGCGAGGCGGACCTCGCGCTGGAACTGCTCACCACGCCGTCGAAGCAGCGGGCCGCCGAGCTCGCGGTGTACCTCGATCAGCGCAACAAGGACCGCCGCGTCATCCAAGACCGCATGTTCAAGGAAGCGCTGGACATCGTGGAGCCGAGCGATCCCGCCATCGTCGTCACGCACGAGTCGTGGCACGCGGGCATCATGGGCATCGTCGCCAGCAAACTGCTCGAGACGTTCTACAAGCCGGTGTTCATCATCGCGCAGGGCAAGGGCAGCGTTCGCTCCACGCCCGGCATCTCCGCCGTGGACGGCTTGCGCGCCGCCGCCGACCTTCTCAAGCGCTTCGGCGGACACACGGGCGCCGCCGGATTCGCGTTGTACGACGAGAACATCCCGAAACTGCGTGAGCGCCTCCACGACTTCGCGCGTCGATTTCCGCCGCCGGAACGGGTGCACCACCTCGACGCGGCCCTCCCGACGGGCGCCGCCGTGATGTCGCTGCTGAGCGAAATCGACGCGTTCGAGCCGTACGGGGAAGGTCACCGACCGCCCCTCTGGTGGCTGCGAACGGAATTGCAAGACTCGCGGCTCGTGGGCAAGAATGGCGATTCGCTGCAGTTCAAGGTGGGACGCGACAAGGGCATCCTTCACGGCACGGCGAAACTGCCCAGAGGCACGCAAGATCTGGCCGCCACCTTGCGCCGCGACACCTACAACGGTCGCGAGCGCCTCGAGTTCGCGGGCGTCGCCGTGCGGCCCGCGAACCGCGTCGAGTTGGAAGGCGCGTCCGATGGACCGCGCCTTCCGAGGCTCGAGCCGAAAGACGCCATGGGCCGCGTGCGTGGCGGAACGCTCGCCTACGCCGACGGCAGCGTCGCCGACTACCTGCAGACGAACGTGCCCGGCGTGCGCTTCGTGCAGCCCGGCGAGCGCGTGCGGCAAGAAATCGTGCTGTTCGGCTTGCCGTCCGAGGACGACTTGCGCGCGTGGTTGCGCGAGGGACACGTGACCTTCGCCTGGGGTCCCAAGACGCTCGAAGCGCTGCGAGGACGCTACGGCTACCACCGCGAAGGCTTGGCGCTCGACGCGGACGCCGACGTGCTCGCCGAACTCGGCGTGCGCAGCGCGATCGAGTTGCGCGGCGCCGAGTTGTGGCGCTCGGCGCGTTGGCGCGAGGACGCCGCCGATGCTTACCGCCGCTGGCTGTGGGCCCACTTGTACGAAGGCCTCGACGACGCGGGCTGGTCGAGCGCCGTGCTGGCGCTCACGGGCGTCCGCGCGGGCGAGCATGACGAGACGCTCGGCGTCCTCGCGCCCGGCGATTGA
- a CDS encoding glutaminyl-peptide cyclotransferase: MPPRFAASTLVALSLLCSSCASSQSTASVPTLRVEVVKRYVHDAGAFTQGLFLDNGVLFEGTGLEGRSELRRVKLETGEVLQRRALPASNFGEGIAPAPGGRIVQLTWRSNVAYVLDKATFALQRTFAYPVGTFFSEGWGLTSNGSNLILSDGSSNLFFLDPTTFQVVRKVAVTSPEGPVANLNELEFVDGQVYANVWLTNRIARIDPSTGRVTAWIDATNLADEVKATDPNAVLNGIAYDAATKRLFLTGKLWPTLFEVKLVQK, encoded by the coding sequence ATGCCTCCGCGTTTCGCCGCTTCGACGCTCGTCGCCCTTTCGTTGCTCTGCTCGTCTTGCGCGAGCTCTCAGTCCACGGCGTCCGTTCCGACGTTGCGCGTGGAGGTCGTGAAGCGCTACGTGCACGACGCGGGCGCGTTCACTCAAGGACTTTTCTTGGACAACGGCGTGCTGTTCGAGGGAACGGGATTGGAAGGCCGCTCGGAACTGCGGCGCGTGAAGCTGGAGACGGGCGAGGTGCTGCAGCGCCGCGCCTTGCCCGCGTCGAACTTCGGCGAGGGCATCGCGCCCGCGCCCGGAGGACGGATCGTGCAGCTCACGTGGCGATCGAACGTCGCGTACGTCCTCGACAAGGCGACGTTCGCCTTGCAGCGCACCTTCGCGTACCCCGTCGGCACCTTCTTCAGCGAAGGGTGGGGGCTGACGTCGAACGGCTCGAACCTCATCCTCTCGGACGGTTCGTCGAACTTGTTCTTCCTCGACCCGACGACGTTCCAAGTCGTGCGCAAAGTCGCCGTGACGAGTCCCGAGGGTCCAGTCGCGAACCTCAACGAGCTCGAGTTCGTCGACGGGCAGGTGTACGCGAACGTGTGGCTCACGAACCGCATCGCCCGAATCGATCCCTCGACGGGCCGGGTCACGGCGTGGATCGACGCGACGAACCTCGCCGACGAGGTGAAGGCGACCGATCCCAACGCCGTACTCAACGGCATCGCATACGACGCCGCGACGAAGCGCTTGTTCCTGACGGGCAAGCTCTGGCCGACGTTGTTCGAAGTCAAGCTCGTGCAGAAGTAA